In Setaria italica strain Yugu1 chromosome IX, Setaria_italica_v2.0, whole genome shotgun sequence, the genomic stretch AAAAAGGTAAATACCTCTCCACTAGCACCTTATTTTCACttctcttaaaaaaaatatgcttTTTTAAGTTTGTCTTAAACTTTAGGGTAAAATCTATTTTACACCCTTGAACTATTGCCAAAGTCCAATGTTCAATCCTGAACTCCTAAACCGGGCATCCGACAACCCTCAAACTATTGAAACTTGACAAATTGCTTCTTTGATCCCATTCAAAGGAGGTTTTTATTTGATGTGGTACTGACATGGAATCAGTTTTGACATAAGGGTTAGTGATGCCAAATGGTGCTCCTCATCTCTATAGGAAATCCAATAATACAATTTCAGGTCTCACGCTTAAATCCAATAGATTTTCTGCAACGAAACCAATAAGCTAACATCATGATTTCCAATTCTAGGTTATTATTATAGTTTTGCACTAACTTCGATGCCATTCCTTAATATCATTATCTATAGTTTTGGACAACATGAAGCTCCAACTTTACACTTTACAAATGAacccaattttttttcatatcaAAGCAAATATCAAGGGTACATGTGTGCCAATACCTTCAAGCTGAGGCAGGATGGATCTGAAATGATTGAGCTAATAATTAGAACACCGTATATGAAGCCATCTTGAAAAATCACCCATGAAGGCCGCAAAACAGATAGTTACATAAGCTATCTTCAGATGAGCACTGATCAAGATACTGAAGATGCCATTGTATATTCATTCTTTCTCTTCGGTAGTATTCTGATTCCTGTTTCCGCCTAGCCTTTTGCAAGCCATGTGTCAGCACTTCATATGTACCCGAGCAAGCAGGTATTCCAGTAGTTCTCATTTGTGCGAATAGATCAAGAGCACCATCAACTTGGCCAGCTTGAAAATAGGCATTGATAAGGGCTGTGTAGGAAACTACATTCTTGTCTGCAGTCAACAATCTAAAAATATGAGCTGCGTATGCAGATTGCCCAGCATAGCCTAATCTGAGTATTAAAATAGCTGATAGATATGTCCCAAGATTGTAACCAGATTTAATCAATCCTTCAACAATCTCTACAACTAAATCAAATGAACCATTCCTGATGTATTGACCAAGAAGAGAACAATATGCAGATCTACCAAGTTCACACCCTACTCTTAAACTATAACGCATAACTGTGAGCCCACAGGACAGTCTACAGTCTGCACAGCTGGCCTTAATAACATCACACAGGATATGGCTTTCCATTTTCACATTCTTTGAGGTCATTGCATTAATCATTTCTTCTATAGCAGACCAGTTTTTTGCAGACAAAAGGTAGATAATAGTACTTTTATCAGTAATGTAGCCTTGATCAGATAATATTGGGTCACATTCAATGCCTTCATATGAAAGATGAGGGTTTACTTCCCGAAGAAGTTCATCGCTATCACCACTAGCTTTTAGAGCTTCTAGTGCTTCCAAAAAAATAGGCCGGCGAAGAACAATGAAATGCTCCTTCATGTACTGAAGAATGCGAGTCATAACTGATGTCTCACCAGCCCTGGAGCATTTCTGGACTAGAATATTGCAAAGTGCTTTGTCTGGTTCTATGCATGCTTCATTCATCTTGTCCATAATCTCAAGAGTAGCTTCAAATTTTCCTGTGTTCAGTTAGATTTATATTAATATATGATGGTACAAAGACTTGTAATGTAAGTATATACAAATCATATCAATGATATATGTCAGCCAAAATGGCATTTTGGATATAAACTGACATATTGTTTAAAGAGAAAATTGTTAACACTTCGATTAAATTGAACAGTTATCAGTAGGATTAATGCCTGAAACTGGGAAATGACACTAGACAATGTACTTGCATTTAAGAGGTTGGAGAAAACTGTTGTGATTTGAGTCATACTTTAATGGTACAAAGATAAAACTTCCAGCAGCCAGCGCATAGTACAACTAAGAACTAACATTAGTAAGATGCTTTTTTGCTCTGGATCCAAATTTGGGAGATGAGCTGATAAAATGAAGACGCAGGCTTCAGACCTCGACTGGCACTTAGGCCCACATAGAAACTCTTCCCTGACTACAGATTTGTCAGTTCCTGCTTACAGTGTATGCAAGAATGCTTAAATGGAGCTTTCCAATTTTCATAAGAGAAATTTGAGTCGTGCAAGGTGATATTTTCAACAATACATGGATCTGACTTAGATGGTTACTCAATTGAATTCAGGAACACTATATAGATATTCGAATGCTGAATATGATTCTTCAACAATGTGGGGGGTAGTAGGTACATTCTCAAGGCTGTAGAATGGAATGGCTGCAGTTACTTCATTTCTAGTCTAATAATATGGCCAAACATAAGTGAAACTAAACATGAGAAAATGAAAAGTAGGTAGTTAAAGGAGCCAATGCATTTCCAACGACTAGGGTTATTAGTTTACTAGTTAATGCAAAACTATATAACTAAAGGCAACTAAAGTTGTAGAAGCACAGTTAACATCACAGAGAACCAGAGAAACGTGCCTCAAATCACACAAGCTAAGCCATATCAGCAAAGTATGTGAAGCCTGATAAACATAGGAGAGTAAGATGCATAATTTTCCAATCCAGCTGTTGCACCAGAAATGAAGCATACACTCCATTTGATAAAACCAAGTAGATCAGGATACCAATTTCCAATCTTATCACCCACATTCCAAGACTAACAACCGAAGATAACCTGCCACCATCAAGCATTTCATTGAGCAATTCCAACACAACCCACCATGGCTCCTTTAACATAGCCAACAAGGAGATGCCACCTTTCCAGCGAATCATGAAACAGCAACCGAGTATCTCATATCTAGAACGCAGTAGCTAAGCATGATACCCAGATAATATCGAACGGGCATTGGACCGAACACCTCACCTGCGTCAGCGAGATGCTCGATGAGCACC encodes the following:
- the LOC101780395 gene encoding pentatricopeptide repeat-containing protein At2g01390; this translates as MLRRSRRFLPARPPRRRHPKPAGKAEPPPPAAPTYTRDVVRRATAILRDHPWSAARPLLLSLPGLAWDSHTVARVLKTHPPLQKAFLFFRLAAAASPTFRHDRFTYTSMIHLLGEAGRVPAMLRLLAEMLRAGVAPDAATFTTVMHWLARAGDVDGAMRVWVEMKARSRPTVVSYTACVKILFDAGRAEEARRVFGEMVAEGLRPTCKTYTVLIEHLADAGKFEATLEIMDKMNEACIEPDKALCNILVQKCSRAGETSVMTRILQYMKEHFIVLRRPIFLEALEALKASGDSDELLREVNPHLSYEGIECDPILSDQGYITDKSTIIYLLSAKNWSAIEEMINAMTSKNVKMESHILCDVIKASCADCRLSCGLTVMRYSLRVGCELGRSAYCSLLGQYIRNGSFDLVVEIVEGLIKSGYNLGTYLSAILILRLGYAGQSAYAAHIFRLLTADKNVVSYTALINAYFQAGQVDGALDLFAQMRTTGIPACSGTYEVLTHGLQKARRKQESEYYRRERMNIQWHLQYLDQCSSEDSLCNYLFCGLHG